The bacterium CG_4_10_14_0_2_um_filter_33_32 genome window below encodes:
- the ruvA gene encoding Holliday junction branch migration protein RuvA, whose amino-acid sequence MIGRLRGKIVEKRLDWVLLDVSGVGYKIFTLPKNFNDITKDEAVFYTYLYVREDMLNLYGFLKEDELDLFEMLISISGVGPKAALGILSVGDTSTIKKAIAEGRSEILMGVSGVGRKMADRVILELKNKVQLEGITVLPRLISQEDEEVIQALVNLGYKKSESLQAVSKVQDIENVEKKVTEALKNLSK is encoded by the coding sequence ATGATAGGAAGATTAAGAGGCAAAATTGTAGAAAAGCGCTTGGATTGGGTTTTATTAGATGTTTCCGGCGTAGGCTATAAAATTTTTACTTTGCCTAAAAATTTTAACGACATTACCAAAGATGAAGCAGTTTTTTACACATATCTTTATGTTCGTGAAGATATGCTTAATTTGTACGGATTTTTAAAAGAAGATGAACTTGATCTTTTTGAAATGCTTATCTCTATATCTGGCGTCGGTCCTAAGGCGGCACTCGGCATATTAAGTGTTGGGGATACTTCAACTATTAAAAAAGCTATAGCAGAAGGAAGAAGTGAAATATTAATGGGTGTTTCCGGAGTTGGAAGAAAAATGGCAGACAGAGTAATTTTAGAGCTTAAGAATAAAGTTCAATTGGAAGGTATTACGGTTTTGCCAAGATTGATATCTCAGGAAGACGAAGAAGTTATTCAGGCTTTGGTGAACTTAGGATATAAAAAATCGGAAAGCTTACAAGCAGTTTCAAAGGTTCAAGATATAGAAAACGTCGAGAAAAAAGTAACAGAAGCATTAAAAAATTTGAGTAAATAA
- a CDS encoding crossover junction endodeoxyribonuclease RuvC, translating into MIILGIDPGTATTGYGLIKKTNQGIKHISHGCIFTPSKEQFEKRLEKIFDVLQILIKKYKPDIAAVENIFFFKNEKTAFSVGQARGVILLAAIKNHLDIFEATPLEVKQAVSGYGRAEKMQVQRMVKLLLNLPEIPRPDDAADALAVAITCAHSIKKYLPKN; encoded by the coding sequence ATGATTATATTAGGTATTGATCCTGGTACTGCTACAACTGGCTATGGATTAATCAAAAAAACAAATCAGGGAATAAAGCATATTAGCCACGGCTGTATTTTTACACCTTCTAAAGAGCAATTTGAAAAAAGGCTTGAAAAAATATTTGATGTATTGCAAATACTGATAAAAAAATATAAACCAGACATAGCCGCCGTTGAAAATATTTTCTTTTTTAAAAACGAAAAAACCGCCTTTTCCGTTGGTCAGGCAAGGGGAGTTATTCTATTAGCTGCTATAAAAAATCATCTCGATATATTCGAAGCAACACCGTTAGAAGTTAAGCAGGCAGTTTCAGGTTATGGGAGGGCTGAAAAAATGCAGGTTCAGAGAATGGTTAAACTTTTACTCAATCTTCCCGAGATACCAAGACCCGATGATGCTGCCGATGCTTTAGCTGTAGCAATTACTTGCGCTCACAGTATAAAAAAATATCTTCCTAAAAATTAA